The nucleotide sequence TTGAGGAAAATGGTTGAGAAAAGCAATTTTATGAATCATCGGAGAGGAGCGATCAGCCAATAACCCCACTATGCGAAAGGTATTTTTGAATACACATCAGGAGGAGCCAGTTCCGTGAAGAAAAATTTTGTCTTGTGTTTCTTGTTCTGCTTTCTGAGTGCCTTGATCGATCTTTGCTACTTTCATCAAGCATATGCCGACCAGTTGATTCTTTACGTTCAGTATCATTCCTGGGCTTTAGGGGGCTTACGCCTGGCCGTTCATGCCTTGATTCTGCTGAGCGTCTCCGCGGCATTTCTGGTCCTTCTGGGCAGCGTTCCAAAAGTGGGGAGCGTTCTTCAGTGGGGCGTCTGGTTTTTGTTGAATGCCTCGTATCATGTTTTTTACGAGGTAATGCATAGACTCCCGGATGCCCAAGACGTGCGCAACCTTTTGGCAACGCCCTGGGACATGGCGTCGGGGACGATACTTGCTGTTGTATCGCCGATGAACCTGCTGAAGGGCTGTATGCCCGCTGCTTTGGTCATGACGGTCTTTCTCCTGGGAAAATATGCTTTGAAAACACACTATGGTGTAAAGCCCCAAAAAACAAGCACTCCAGCTCGGCAGACAATGACGGCTGCGGCCGCACTTATCATTATCTCTTTGTATCTCCTACACCCTATCGGCCGTCACGTTTTTTTTGATTCCCTTTCCAACAGTATGCATATTTTTATGCAGTATTATGAGGAAGCCCAGTATTATAGGATCCCCAGGGAGGACTATATCACGGATGCTCCCAGGATTAACCCCGACGATAACGTTGTTTTGGTGATTGACGAGTCCATTCGGGGGGATTATCTGTCCATCAACAACCCTTCGTTGGACACGACTCCCGTTTTGGAAAGATATTTTCGGTCCCTGCCGGAAAATATGTGGAACTATGGGATAGCTCTTTCGGCGGGAACCAATTCTTTATTGTCCCAAGGGGCGATATTTACCGGTGTGATGGAATTGCCGGATAAAAACTTTTCCTCTTTGCGGCATCCTACCTTGTTCCAGGTAGCCAAGGGTAACCATTATAAGACAATCTTGATAGACTTACAGGGATATTTTCCAAATGTCGTTATCCGAAGGAACGATATGCAGCATATTGATGAGATTCATTTGAAGTGGTCGGATTTTTCCAACGACCCTAAGATGGCGGACATCCATGCCGCCAAGGTTCTTCATGAGCGTTTGAAGAAAGAAAAGGGGCTGTTTGTTGTTTTGATAAAATGGGGAGCACATGTCCATTACGAAGGACGCTACCCTGGGGAGAAGAGAGAGCATCAGCACTACCTCCCTAAGCTTGACGCAGGGGAGCGACATACGCTGGACAAGCGCAGGGAGATAATCAATAGCTTTAAGAATGCTGTCCGTTTTAACGTGGATGGGTTCGTTGCCGCTCTTTTGGGGGACGATCCTCTTTCTTTGCCGGATACCACGGTTTTATGGGTATCGGATCATGGGCAAAGCTTTCAGGAGGATGGACAGATAGAGTCTCATAGTAGCGGATATTTGGAACAAGCTCTGGTCCCCTTCATGCTTTTCAGCACAGAGCCTTGGGTTTCGGAGCATGTGCGTCGCCCAGAAGCGATAGGAGGAACTTTGAGCCAGCTGAACATCTATCCAACCTTGATATCTGTTTTTGAACGTCGTCAAGATATCAGTAGGGGCGATTTCCTATCGCTCTTCTGGAGCGGCGAATGGCGTTCGCCTCCCCTGTTCTATATAAGCGGCGGTTCACTTTGGAATTCGGTCCTGTCAACCCCATTGGTCAGTAATGATAGGGTTGTTCTCCGGTCCGAAAAATATATGTATTGAATCGAATGACGATGAATGGCTATGCAACAGATGAGGAAAAGTAGATGAAAACAGCGCTGATCTCGGGAGTCACCGGCCAGGACGGGGCCTATCTGGCCTCGTTCCTGCTGAGGAAGGGGTACGCCGTCCATGGCGTCAAGCGGCGCAGCTCGCTCTTCAACACCGCCCGTATCGATGGGCTCTACGAGGACCTGCACGAGAAGGACCCGCACTTTTTCCTGCATTATGGAGACCTGACGGACGCCAGCAACCTGATCCGCATCATCCAGCAGGTCAGGCCCGACGAGATCTACAACCTCGCCGCGCAGAGCCACGTCAAGGTCTCGTTCGAGACCCCGGAGTACACGGCCAACTCCGACGCGCTGGGGACCCTGCGCCTCCTGGAGGCCATACGCATCCTGGGGCTGGAGGACCACACGCGCTTCTACCAGGCATCGACCAGCGAGCTTTTCGGCAAGGTCCGGGAGATGCCCCAGAGCGAGACGACGCCGTTCTATCCCCGCAGCCCCTATGCCGCGGCCAAGCTCTATGCCTACTGGATCACCGTCAACTATCGGGAGGCCTACGGCATCTTCGCCTCGAACGGCATCCTGTTCAACCACGAGTCGGAGCTTCGCGGCGAGACGTTCGTGACGCGCAAGATCACGCGTGCGGCGGCCCGCATCGCGCTGGGGCTCCAGGACAGGACATGGCTGGGCAACTTGGACGCCAAGCGCGATTGGGGACATGCCGAGGACTATGTCGAGGCCATGTGGCGCATCCTCCAGCACGACAGGCCGGACGACTTCGTCGTCGCGACGGGGGAGACCCATTCGGTGCGCGAATTCGCCTCGCTGGCCTTCAGGGAGGCGGGGCTGGAGCTGGAATGG is from uncultured Fretibacterium sp. and encodes:
- the gmd gene encoding GDP-mannose 4,6-dehydratase, whose amino-acid sequence is MKTALISGVTGQDGAYLASFLLRKGYAVHGVKRRSSLFNTARIDGLYEDLHEKDPHFFLHYGDLTDASNLIRIIQQVRPDEIYNLAAQSHVKVSFETPEYTANSDALGTLRLLEAIRILGLEDHTRFYQASTSELFGKVREMPQSETTPFYPRSPYAAAKLYAYWITVNYREAYGIFASNGILFNHESELRGETFVTRKITRAAARIALGLQDRTWLGNLDAKRDWGHAEDYVEAMWRILQHDRPDDFVVATGETHSVREFASLAFREAGLELEWRGTGLDEKGVEAGTERVLVEVDPRYFRPTEVELLLGDPSKAERELGWKRRVSFEDLVRRMVRYDMELFRKDILVKDAGYEVRSALEEL
- a CDS encoding sulfatase-like hydrolase/transferase; translation: MKKNFVLCFLFCFLSALIDLCYFHQAYADQLILYVQYHSWALGGLRLAVHALILLSVSAAFLVLLGSVPKVGSVLQWGVWFLLNASYHVFYEVMHRLPDAQDVRNLLATPWDMASGTILAVVSPMNLLKGCMPAALVMTVFLLGKYALKTHYGVKPQKTSTPARQTMTAAAALIIISLYLLHPIGRHVFFDSLSNSMHIFMQYYEEAQYYRIPREDYITDAPRINPDDNVVLVIDESIRGDYLSINNPSLDTTPVLERYFRSLPENMWNYGIALSAGTNSLLSQGAIFTGVMELPDKNFSSLRHPTLFQVAKGNHYKTILIDLQGYFPNVVIRRNDMQHIDEIHLKWSDFSNDPKMADIHAAKVLHERLKKEKGLFVVLIKWGAHVHYEGRYPGEKREHQHYLPKLDAGERHTLDKRREIINSFKNAVRFNVDGFVAALLGDDPLSLPDTTVLWVSDHGQSFQEDGQIESHSSGYLEQALVPFMLFSTEPWVSEHVRRPEAIGGTLSQLNIYPTLISVFERRQDISRGDFLSLFWSGEWRSPPLFYISGGSLWNSVLSTPLVSNDRVVLRSEKYMY